The genomic region ACACCGTCAGCACCATATGCAGGTAAGGAATAGCCTGCTTTGATTAAGTCCTTTTGAATATCCCGGACAAACTCTCCACTATCACCTTTACCAACGGGCAACTGCACAGAAGCACCACCCACAACTGGCTCTGGCAGACTTTCTTCTCCCTCAAAATATTTCCGATAGGCCTGCTCTACATCATTGAGGAAATCGTTCCAGGATATCCCATAGCGATTCATTGCATTCTGTGGATCCGTTCTGCGGGAAGGATCAAGCATACTATGCCCAATAATATCTTCATCAGGATCCAAATTAAATTTGTCAATTAAATAGGCATGGTACCAAACATAGCGTTTATAGGCTTCCTGGAAAGAAATATTCCCGCCATAACATAGTTCAACTCCAATTGCGGCATCATTTGCATTTGCTCCGTAGCGACGGTTATCTGTAGATACATTATACCGAACATGCCATGCTTTTTCGTCTAATGGAATGATTTCAAGAATATATCGATCATCAATGAAGGTATGTGCTGATGCAGTTGGGTTCGTATTTTCAAAATAATTTCGATTGCCGTACGCACTTGAACCAGGATTACCGGTGTCATGACTTACAATGAATTGGACATTCTGAATACTTTGACCGGATCGTGAATTTCCAATGCTTATATAGTCTCTTGTAATTTCGTACTTCATATTCCTCACCCCATATATCTCGTAAAATCCCCTATGCTTACTTTATTAAAGGGATAGAGAAGATGTGATAACAAAATGAGAAGACAGGAATAACGAAATCAGCCACCTCTGTGAGTAGGCTTTTCAAGTGATCTGATATCCTCGTCTAAAGCCTCCATGTTTTGTTCCGCCATCATTCTGGCATCATGAACACCTTGATTATAAAAGAAGGGCGCAACTTCATTTTTTATAAACTCAAATGCCTGATCTGCTGCCAGTTCTCCTATTTCCTCTCCCCGTTCTTCAAGAAAAAACATCTGGATTTTTCTAATTAGTACTCGCTTTTTTTCTAATGAAATCTTCATCTGAAACCATCCTTTCTATGATTACTCTATACAATATACCATTTCCAGAGAAACATTTTAGTTGATGGATAAAATTTCTTTGCAGTTGTCACCTTTTTATGGAATGAACGTCTAATTAAAAAAGTGTTCTAATAGGGGGTTTTGTGAATGAAGTGGTTCATGAAATTAGGTATGATTTGCACCATATTGGTATTAGCTGCATGCAGTTCAGATGATACAGGTAAATCAGAAGAATCCAACCGTTTAGATCAGGCCGATTCTTCTGCGGACATGGTGCAATCGAATGAAAAGGGGCAGGACCAAATGGGAACCGAGGAACAAGTTGAGCATCAAAAAGATACGAATACAGATAATCGCATGATTATGTATCATGCCCGGTTAACCCTTAACATAAAAGATATTGACAGGGCTGTCGAGGACATTACGAGTCGGACCAATCAGATAAACGGTTACGTGGTGGAAACAGCGTCAATGAATCGTGATGAAAATGTTCAATCTCACATGACGCTCAGAATTCCGAATCCTGAACTTCAATCGTTTATAAAAAAATTGGAAAAACTAAGTGAAAAAGTGGTGGAAAAACGAGTAAGAGGAGAAGATGTAACAGAAGAATATACTGATCTGGAGTCCCGCTTAAAGGCCAAAAAAGTGGTTGAGAACCGATTGCTTGATTTTATGAAAGGAGCTAAAAAAACGGAGGATCTTCTGAATATTTCAAAGGACCTGGCAAAAGTGCAGGAGGAAATAGAACAAATGGAAGGCAAAATAAAATACCTGGAAAACCGGACAGAATTTGCTGAAGTGAGCATTACCCTTAATGATATATCTGTAAATGTCCCGGGTATTGCAGAAGAAGACTTACAGACAGGAGAACGAATTCAAAAGGCATTTACAAATTCATTAAACCAGCTCTCGAGCTTCTTCTCCGGAGCAGTTGTTTTTCTAATTGGCTATTCCCCTTTCCTTATTATGTTAGTGATTTTCGGAGGGGCAATCTGGTTCTTTAAAAAAAGAAAGGTTCATAAAGACACGGATTCATAACGTGTTTAATAGAAATAGCGGAGTCGACCTTTGATGAGCGATCGTCTCCGCTTTTACTCTGTGCTATTCCAGAGCCCTATTCAAGTCCTCAATCAAGTCTTCAGCATCCTCCAGTCCAACAGAAATACGAATTAAGCCGTCTGTTATACCTAATTCTTCTCTTCGGTCCTTTGGAATAGAGGCGTGAGTCATTCGTGCAGGCACGGAAATTAAACTCTCAACCGCTCCCAGACTTTCTGCCAATGTAAAGTATTGAATTCGTTGTAAAACCTGATCAGCCATTTCACCACTGCCTGCATCAAAAGAGAGCATTCCACCAAAGCCAGCAGCCTGGGATGTATGAGTATCGTGGCCAGGGTGATTCTCTAAACCAGGATAATAAACGCTTTTCACCTTTGGATGGCTCTGCAGGAATTGGGCGACCTTGTTTGTGTTTTGCTCAATTTCTTCCATTCTGACTCCAAGGGTTTTCATCCCACGAATAAGAAGATAAGAATCCTGTGGACCTAAGATACCACCAGCAGAATTAAGAATAAAATGCAGGTCTTCTCCAAGCACATCTGAATTAACCACAACTAATCCTGCGACCACATCACTATGGCCTCCTAAATACTTTGTGGCACTGTGAAGGACGATGTCAGCGCCATATTGAATCGGGTTCTGCCAATATGGAGTACTGAATGTGTTATCTACAATCAATAGCAGGTTTTCTTCTTTTGCCAGGTTGCTCATTTTCCTTAAATCCGTTACCTTTAACAATGGATTTGTCGGGGTTTCCACATAAATAGCCTTTGTATTAGATTGAATGGCTTTTTTCACCTCATCAGGTGAGCTTGTATCTGCAAATGTAACCTCGATTTGAAAACGGTTAAGAACTTTTGACACAACCCTGTAGGTACCGCCATAAACATCATCTGTCATAATTACATGGTCCCCTGCAGAAAACAGCATAAATACAGACGTAATCGCTGCCATTCCTGAACCAAAAGCAAATCCCTGCTTTCCACCTTCTAAATCTTTGATAAATTCTTCTAATGCAAAGCGTGTTGGATTACCTGTCCGTGAATATTCATAGCCTTTATGATTGCCAGCTGATTCCTGCTGATAGGTGCTTACCTGATAAATCGGGACATTGACTGCACCTGTCTGTTCATCTCCTGTTATTCCGCCATGAATTAGTTTTGTTTTTTTACGCAATAAAAGCCCCTCCCCTAACTATTATATTGATAGATTCCCTTACTTAAGTAGCGTTCACTACTATCAGGAAAAACTGTCACAATGTTTGTACCAGGAACGGCCTGTTCAGCTTCATTTAAGGCTGCCTGAAATGCAGCCCCTGAAGAACTGCCGACAAGCAATCCCGTTTTTGACGAAAGCTCCTTAACTCTGTTAAATGCCTGAATATCAGGGATGGTATGAATAGCATCAAAATACTGCGTTTCCATATAATCAGGAATAAATTCCATCCCTATTCCTTCTGTATCATGGGAACCTGCCTCACCACCATTAAGAATGGAGCCCTCTGGTTCAACAATGACCGTTTTTATCTTATCGTTTTTTTCTTTCAGATATTGCGCAGTTCCCATAAATGTTCCACCAGTGCCTCCACCGGCTACAAAAACATCTGCTTTTCCGTCTAATTGCCGAACAATTTCCGGACCAAGCGTGTCATAATAGGCTTTGGGATTATTGTCATTTGAAAACTGTCTGGGGGAGTATGAGCCGGGAATCATTCTAAGAAGCTCCTCTGTTTTTTGAATAGCACCTTTCATTCCTTGTTCAGTGGGGGTATGAACGATTTCAGCACCAAGGGCCTTCATTAATTCCTGTTTTTCCATGCTGAATTTTTCCGGTACGACAAACAGAACACGTATCCCCCTGCCGATAGCAGCTAAAGCAAGACCTATACCTGTATTTCCGGCGGTAGGTTCAATGATCGTCCCATCTTTTGGGAGCTCTCCGCTTTGCAAGGCTTCTTCAAGTAATTTCTTACCTAACCGATCCTTAATACTACCACCGGGATTGAAGTATTCCAGTTTTGCAAAAATACGAACATCTTCAGGAATATCAAACTGATGAATTTCAATTAAAGGGGTTTCCCCTATAAGTTCCTGTACATTACGTACATACTCCATTTTACTCCCACCTATGCAAATATCTCTGACCATTCATTTTTCTTATCAAGCATGTTACGGGCTAGCTCTTTGGCACCTTCAAGACTGTGACTGGCAGCCCAGCCGCATTGGACTTCATTACATGCAGGTACTTCGGTTGCCTCTAATATATCATTCAGCGTTTTTTCAAGCAGGTCTAATACATGATCGTAATCCGCATCATTTAAAAGAGCCATGTAAAAACCGGTTTGACACCCCATAGGTCCAACATCAACCACCTGGTCATGATGATTACGGCTGAATTCAGCCATCATATGTTCCAGTGAATGGAGTGCAGGCATATCCATATGCTCCTGGTTTGGCTGTTTGAAGCGAATATCATACTTATAAATCGTATCGCCTTTTGTTCCTTCTGTCTTACCTGCCAAACGTACATAAGGTGCCTTTACCTTCGTATGATCGAGATTAAAGCTTTCTACGTTCATTTTACTCATCATTTATCGCTCCTTTTTATTTTTTTGCTTCTAAAAGCCAGACAAAATCATTAAGCTGAGTGAACCTTATGCTAAAATCATTCTGTTCAAACATCTTTTTTATTTGTGGAAGGGTTGTATAATACTCTGTTTTTAAATCGTCAGCCAGATTATAAAGTTGATCCTGCTCTGCTTTTTCTATCATATCAGATTTTTCCTTCTCGGTTAAAAAAATTGTATCTGCAAACACAACCTTGCCGCCGTCTGGAAGTATATGTTTGTATTTCTTAATGGCCTGCCCTTTTTCCAGCTCTGTTAAATGATGAAAGGCATACGTGCTAACAAAAGCATCGATGGGTTCATTTGTGGGAAAATTGAGAAAATCCCCATCAATTATCGTAGCCCCGGTTATTTTTTCTTCTGCTTTTTTCCTCATTAAAGGAGACGGCTCAATACCAATGACTCTGCATTTACGATTGATTAACTTTTCCGTTAAGTTACCGGTTCCTGTGCCGAACTCCATGACTGTACCCGTGACACTGTCAGCAACCACTTCTAATATATGGTTGTAATTTTCAAACACCTGCCTGTACTCAATGTCCAATCCCTTAACTGTGTCATCGTAGGAATCTGACCATTCATTAAACAGTTCAACAAATTCTCTCCCCATGTTGTCACCCCACTAAATTATTATAATTCCTATGGGTATAGTATGAATTAGACTTAACAATGTTTATTATAACATAGAAATTTCATGAATTGGGCTGAATAAATAAAAAGCCTGACACGAAGTCAGGCTTTTAATCATTTAGAGCTGTAGATAAAGATTCCAGGTTTTTTCTCATAAGGCTGAAGTAATCGTCCTGATTCTGAATCTCTTCCCGGGTACGCACGGATAAGTTATGAATGGGAAG from Virgibacillus sp. MSP4-1 harbors:
- a CDS encoding S-ribosylhomocysteine lyase, which produces MSKMNVESFNLDHTKVKAPYVRLAGKTEGTKGDTIYKYDIRFKQPNQEHMDMPALHSLEHMMAEFSRNHHDQVVDVGPMGCQTGFYMALLNDADYDHVLDLLEKTLNDILEATEVPACNEVQCGWAASHSLEGAKELARNMLDKKNEWSEIFA
- a CDS encoding DUF4349 domain-containing protein — encoded protein: MKWFMKLGMICTILVLAACSSDDTGKSEESNRLDQADSSADMVQSNEKGQDQMGTEEQVEHQKDTNTDNRMIMYHARLTLNIKDIDRAVEDITSRTNQINGYVVETASMNRDENVQSHMTLRIPNPELQSFIKKLEKLSEKVVEKRVRGEDVTEEYTDLESRLKAKKVVENRLLDFMKGAKKTEDLLNISKDLAKVQEEIEQMEGKIKYLENRTEFAEVSITLNDISVNVPGIAEEDLQTGERIQKAFTNSLNQLSSFFSGAVVFLIGYSPFLIMLVIFGGAIWFFKKRKVHKDTDS
- a CDS encoding DUF2164 domain-containing protein, yielding MKISLEKKRVLIRKIQMFFLEERGEEIGELAADQAFEFIKNEVAPFFYNQGVHDARMMAEQNMEALDEDIRSLEKPTHRGG
- a CDS encoding bifunctional cystathionine gamma-lyase/homocysteine desulfhydrase, yielding MRKKTKLIHGGITGDEQTGAVNVPIYQVSTYQQESAGNHKGYEYSRTGNPTRFALEEFIKDLEGGKQGFAFGSGMAAITSVFMLFSAGDHVIMTDDVYGGTYRVVSKVLNRFQIEVTFADTSSPDEVKKAIQSNTKAIYVETPTNPLLKVTDLRKMSNLAKEENLLLIVDNTFSTPYWQNPIQYGADIVLHSATKYLGGHSDVVAGLVVVNSDVLGEDLHFILNSAGGILGPQDSYLLIRGMKTLGVRMEEIEQNTNKVAQFLQSHPKVKSVYYPGLENHPGHDTHTSQAAGFGGMLSFDAGSGEMADQVLQRIQYFTLAESLGAVESLISVPARMTHASIPKDRREELGITDGLIRISVGLEDAEDLIEDLNRALE
- a CDS encoding PLP-dependent cysteine synthase family protein is translated as MEYVRNVQELIGETPLIEIHQFDIPEDVRIFAKLEYFNPGGSIKDRLGKKLLEEALQSGELPKDGTIIEPTAGNTGIGLALAAIGRGIRVLFVVPEKFSMEKQELMKALGAEIVHTPTEQGMKGAIQKTEELLRMIPGSYSPRQFSNDNNPKAYYDTLGPEIVRQLDGKADVFVAGGGTGGTFMGTAQYLKEKNDKIKTVIVEPEGSILNGGEAGSHDTEGIGMEFIPDYMETQYFDAIHTIPDIQAFNRVKELSSKTGLLVGSSSGAAFQAALNEAEQAVPGTNIVTVFPDSSERYLSKGIYQYNS
- a CDS encoding class I SAM-dependent methyltransferase — protein: MGREFVELFNEWSDSYDDTVKGLDIEYRQVFENYNHILEVVADSVTGTVMEFGTGTGNLTEKLINRKCRVIGIEPSPLMRKKAEEKITGATIIDGDFLNFPTNEPIDAFVSTYAFHHLTELEKGQAIKKYKHILPDGGKVVFADTIFLTEKEKSDMIEKAEQDQLYNLADDLKTEYYTTLPQIKKMFEQNDFSIRFTQLNDFVWLLEAKK